The proteins below come from a single Prolixibacter sp. NT017 genomic window:
- a CDS encoding lipopolysaccharide assembly protein LapB, with the protein MENHLQQANELRKQMKFEEAIPHYDVAYNDPDTVLNKWDIWGYVHSLKKTGNLDKSIEISEKHISEYNDFENLANNLTWAYFDKYIRTFESSDIDSIEGALDRIFEINGQQDITEQNTIPCPFTIGVFKVLKHYKRPNFNTLKIRYWIDKIDPEKLSQREQVIDLKGKERKLASDFENYYSLMITLLFNEGKYSECMEKAEYALENINQLHYDNSIWFKRRIALCHVELGDSEKAEEILKSLDKGKGEKWFIEYELSKIYFEQENFEKSLDFALKAAKNFGDDLMKVNLYTHLTRILYKQNKLEHAKSHAELVIAIKQANDSRLDAGQQKLASFFKLNTEETIDLRNQKRSVEKIWNEIIYGTQEKLKGTINKILPNGKSGFIKAENGKDSYFFRFNSVKARKELIRVGKKVNFLITESFDKKKNKKSFEAVEIYLTR; encoded by the coding sequence ATGGAAAACCACTTGCAGCAGGCGAATGAATTAAGAAAACAAATGAAATTTGAGGAAGCTATTCCTCATTATGACGTGGCATATAATGACCCTGACACTGTGTTGAACAAATGGGATATCTGGGGCTATGTGCATTCGTTAAAAAAGACTGGTAATTTGGATAAGTCAATTGAAATATCTGAGAAACATATATCAGAATACAATGATTTTGAAAATTTAGCAAATAATCTTACATGGGCATATTTTGACAAATACATTCGCACTTTTGAATCATCTGATATAGATAGTATTGAAGGAGCATTAGACCGAATTTTTGAAATAAATGGTCAGCAGGATATTACTGAACAAAACACAATCCCATGTCCTTTTACAATAGGTGTTTTTAAGGTTTTAAAGCATTATAAAAGACCAAACTTTAATACATTAAAAATTCGCTATTGGATTGATAAGATAGATCCTGAGAAATTATCCCAACGAGAACAGGTTATTGACCTAAAAGGCAAAGAAAGAAAATTAGCTTCCGATTTCGAAAACTACTATTCCTTGATGATTACTTTACTATTTAATGAAGGGAAATATTCAGAATGTATGGAGAAAGCTGAATATGCACTTGAAAATATAAATCAGCTTCATTACGATAATTCAATTTGGTTTAAAAGACGAATTGCCTTGTGTCATGTTGAATTAGGCGATTCAGAAAAAGCGGAGGAGATTTTAAAATCGTTGGATAAAGGCAAAGGTGAAAAGTGGTTTATTGAATATGAATTATCCAAGATATATTTTGAGCAAGAAAATTTTGAAAAATCATTAGATTTTGCGCTTAAAGCAGCAAAGAATTTTGGCGATGATTTAATGAAAGTCAATCTATACACTCATTTGACAAGAATATTATATAAACAAAATAAGCTTGAACACGCCAAATCTCACGCAGAATTAGTTATTGCAATAAAACAAGCAAATGATTCAAGACTTGATGCGGGACAGCAAAAGCTTGCTTCATTCTTTAAATTAAACACGGAAGAAACAATTGATTTAAGAAATCAAAAACGTTCAGTTGAAAAAATTTGGAACGAAATCATTTATGGTACCCAAGAGAAATTAAAAGGAACTATAAACAAAATTCTACCAAACGGCAAATCTGGTTTCATCAAAGCAGAAAATGGTAAGGACTCATACTTTTTTAGGTTTAATTCTGTAAAAGCGAGAAAAGAGTTAATTCGAGTAGGTAAAAAAGTAAACTTTCTTATAACTGAAAGCTTCGACAAGAAAAAAAATAAAAAGTCATTTGAAGCAGTTGAAATATATTTAACCCGATGA